In Legionella sp. PATHC035, a genomic segment contains:
- the coq7 gene encoding 2-polyprenyl-3-methyl-6-methoxy-1,4-benzoquinone monooxygenase, which produces MLPMNTLDTLIAEVDNALRTLFPPAQRMSARPSPAEPINDTKLSIQEKKHIAGLMRVNHAGEVCAQALYQGQALTAQLTHIKQQMNDAAAEETDHLAWCEKRLVELDSKPSILNPFWYGGSMILGAVAGLAGDKISLGFVAETERQVSSHLQRHLDKLPEHDKKSHAILRQMKEDEEQHAATALKAGGIELPYLVKQLMRVVSKLMTKSSYYV; this is translated from the coding sequence ATGCTTCCCATGAACACACTTGATACATTAATAGCTGAAGTGGATAATGCACTCCGTACTTTATTTCCTCCAGCACAGAGAATGAGTGCTCGCCCCTCACCCGCAGAACCAATTAACGACACGAAGCTTTCGATACAAGAAAAGAAACACATTGCCGGTCTTATGAGGGTCAATCATGCGGGGGAAGTTTGCGCTCAGGCACTTTATCAAGGCCAGGCTCTTACAGCACAACTAACGCATATAAAACAGCAAATGAACGATGCCGCGGCTGAAGAAACCGATCACTTGGCCTGGTGTGAAAAGCGACTGGTGGAATTGGATTCAAAACCAAGCATCTTAAATCCTTTTTGGTATGGCGGCTCGATGATTTTAGGGGCAGTTGCGGGCTTAGCCGGAGATAAAATCAGCTTAGGTTTTGTTGCAGAAACCGAGCGACAAGTCTCTTCTCATCTTCAACGGCATTTGGATAAATTACCCGAGCACGATAAAAAATCGCATGCGATTCTCAGGCAAATGAAAGAGGATGAAGAACAACATGCAGCAACTGCGTTGAAGGCCGGGGGTATTGAACTTCCCTATCTCGTGAAACAGTTAATGCGTGTTGTTTCTAAATTAATGACTAAAAGCAGTTACTATGTATAA